The following are encoded together in the Pedobacter steynii genome:
- a CDS encoding ABC transporter ATP-binding protein: MEPIVRISGLSHRYSTSWAIRDINIEIPRSGIVGLLGSNGAGKSTTMNILCGVLSQTAGEVIINGIDLSKEPERAKQEIGFLPQTPPLYMDLTVDEYLRHCGILRSIDSRQIRSAMDEVKERCGLIHISKRLIKNLSGGYKQRVGIAQAIIHHPKLVVFDEPTNGLDPNQIIEVRGLIKDIAAERAVILSTHVLTEVQYLCKQIVMIESGRIVFSDTMEAFDNYVAPHSMVVLMENAPAEDSLLAIEGITRVEYLTEKQLRLYFNGDRSISETLVLESAKQGWRLRELNMEKSSLDETFAQLSRISN; this comes from the coding sequence ATGGAACCAATCGTTCGTATTAGCGGTCTGTCGCACCGTTATAGTACCAGCTGGGCTATTCGTGACATCAATATAGAGATCCCAAGGAGTGGGATTGTAGGTCTGTTAGGCTCCAATGGAGCGGGTAAATCTACTACCATGAACATCCTTTGCGGCGTATTGTCGCAAACCGCGGGAGAGGTGATCATCAATGGCATTGACCTGAGTAAGGAACCGGAACGGGCCAAACAGGAAATCGGTTTTTTGCCTCAGACACCTCCATTATACATGGATTTAACGGTAGATGAGTACCTGAGGCATTGTGGGATTCTGCGTTCGATAGACAGTAGGCAAATAAGGTCTGCCATGGATGAAGTAAAAGAGCGCTGTGGACTGATACATATCAGTAAGCGCCTGATCAAGAACTTATCTGGCGGGTATAAGCAAAGGGTGGGAATTGCCCAGGCCATTATTCACCATCCAAAACTCGTGGTATTTGATGAACCAACCAACGGACTCGATCCCAACCAGATCATTGAAGTTCGCGGCCTGATCAAAGACATTGCTGCTGAACGGGCGGTGATCCTTTCTACCCACGTCCTTACCGAAGTTCAATACCTGTGTAAGCAAATCGTGATGATCGAAAGCGGGCGCATTGTGTTTTCGGACACGATGGAAGCTTTCGACAATTATGTGGCGCCGCACAGTATGGTTGTGCTGATGGAAAACGCACCCGCGGAGGATAGTCTGCTCGCCATAGAAGGCATTACAAGAGTAGAATACCTGACAGAAAAACAGTTGCGCCTCTATTTTAATGGCGACCGCAGTATTTCTGAAACCCTGGTGCTGGAAAGTGCAAAGCAGGGATGGCGCTTGCGTGAGCTGAATATGGAAAAAAGCTCATTGGATGAAACCTTTGCCCAATTGTCCAGGATCTCGAACTAA
- a CDS encoding DUF4397 domain-containing protein has product MKTYKWNIILSISLLCFAFVSCKKNDEAAVISHLTLFNAMPGNIKLMPSFKGTDPLERYASAQLFYYATFNELGKYAITKEEQPLTVYSYPDTLPTSKPLFELNLKIKKGSINRLYFTGTAAHPDYLLSTFVPPAYTAADSTFGIRFLNLSYQSKPVNVYLVSNGERKEVEGLAYKAGTEYKRYAAPLETGDYIFEFRDQETQKLLASYTTNGVGVAKDNLWRFRNFTLALIGSAGETTEVLKQKPFLFNDY; this is encoded by the coding sequence ATGAAAACTTATAAATGGAATATTATACTGTCAATCAGCTTATTGTGCTTTGCTTTTGTTTCCTGCAAAAAAAACGACGAGGCTGCTGTTATTAGTCACCTTACGCTATTTAATGCGATGCCTGGAAATATTAAGTTAATGCCTAGCTTTAAAGGAACCGATCCTTTGGAACGTTACGCTAGTGCACAGCTTTTTTATTATGCTACTTTTAATGAATTGGGTAAATACGCGATTACTAAGGAAGAACAGCCTTTAACAGTATACAGCTATCCGGATACATTGCCAACAAGTAAACCATTGTTTGAACTGAACCTTAAAATAAAAAAGGGAAGCATCAACAGGTTATACTTTACAGGGACAGCGGCCCATCCTGATTACCTGCTTTCTACTTTTGTTCCTCCTGCTTACACTGCTGCAGACAGCACATTCGGCATTAGATTTCTGAACCTGTCCTATCAAAGCAAACCTGTAAATGTTTACCTGGTTAGCAATGGAGAACGTAAAGAAGTGGAGGGGCTGGCTTACAAAGCTGGTACTGAATACAAGCGCTATGCGGCACCATTAGAAACCGGAGATTATATTTTTGAGTTTCGGGATCAGGAAACCCAAAAACTCCTGGCCAGTTATACTACAAACGGAGTGGGGGTTGCCAAAGATAATTTATGGCGTTTCCGGAATTTCACCCTGGCCCTGATTGGATCAGCCGGTGAAACAACAGAAGTGTTAAAACAAAAACCCTTTTTGTTCAACGACTACTAA
- a CDS encoding RagB/SusD family nutrient uptake outer membrane protein, with amino-acid sequence MMMKRNLNRYTFIVACILMFSSCKDLIDIPDPINTITTAKVFDNDNQANSAMAGTYSQLINELSLGFGNGVTTTFCSQSADELNISAANLNALYTNKLTSADLGTAILWTTAYKNIYNANAVIEGIAASTSLKLHKEVRTKLTAEAKFMRAYTYFYLVNFFGDVPLVLTDDFNKTIKMSRTPKAEVYTQVIKDLQDAKSDLAADFSGSKTGERIRPNKWAATAMLARVYLFMGDYSNAAAAATEVINQNGLFELRADLNEVFLMNNKEAIWQMQHSNLTLVRGNATAEGYAIKPYQSGVANEYFGVRIADDLVQKFENNDKRKSSWLMPVTKAGEINYFVHKYKIGIGNSSIGGPITEYYTILRLAEQYLIRAEALTLGSQQLGLAIADLNVIRRRAGIDELPAGLSKEAVVLAIEKERRTEFFSEWGHRWLDLKRTGKAHDVLSVIPVKQPWAGDHQLLYPIPLTEIRTNNKLIQNPGY; translated from the coding sequence ATGATGATGAAAAGAAATTTAAACAGATATACCTTTATAGTGGCATGTATCCTTATGTTTTCTTCCTGTAAAGATTTGATTGACATTCCCGATCCAATCAATACGATTACTACAGCGAAGGTCTTTGATAATGATAACCAGGCAAACTCTGCCATGGCCGGAACCTATTCGCAATTGATTAACGAACTGTCCCTTGGTTTTGGAAATGGGGTAACTACAACCTTTTGCAGCCAGTCTGCCGACGAGTTAAATATCTCTGCCGCAAACCTTAATGCATTGTATACCAATAAACTCACTTCGGCGGATCTGGGTACGGCTATCCTCTGGACTACTGCTTATAAGAATATTTATAATGCCAATGCCGTTATTGAAGGAATCGCGGCTTCTACTTCTTTAAAGCTGCATAAGGAGGTTAGAACTAAGCTGACTGCTGAGGCAAAGTTCATGAGGGCCTATACCTATTTCTACCTGGTTAACTTTTTTGGAGACGTACCATTGGTGCTTACCGATGATTTTAATAAGACCATTAAAATGAGCCGTACGCCAAAGGCGGAAGTGTATACTCAGGTGATTAAGGATTTACAGGATGCCAAATCAGATCTTGCTGCTGATTTTTCCGGATCAAAAACCGGAGAACGTATCCGTCCGAACAAATGGGCGGCAACAGCCATGCTGGCCAGAGTTTACCTTTTTATGGGCGATTATTCCAATGCCGCTGCCGCTGCAACGGAAGTGATTAATCAAAACGGACTATTTGAGTTGAGGGCGGATTTAAATGAGGTTTTTTTAATGAATAATAAAGAAGCAATCTGGCAAATGCAGCATAGCAACCTGACGCTCGTACGTGGAAATGCCACAGCGGAAGGTTATGCCATAAAACCTTATCAGTCTGGTGTAGCTAATGAGTATTTTGGTGTTCGCATTGCGGATGACCTTGTTCAGAAATTTGAAAACAACGATAAGCGGAAATCTTCCTGGCTAATGCCGGTGACTAAAGCTGGGGAAATCAATTATTTTGTCCACAAATATAAAATAGGAATAGGTAATTCGTCAATCGGAGGCCCGATCACAGAATACTACACCATATTAAGGCTGGCAGAACAATACTTAATCAGAGCGGAAGCTTTAACATTGGGAAGCCAGCAATTGGGGCTTGCTATTGCCGATCTGAATGTGATTCGCCGTCGCGCAGGCATTGATGAGCTCCCCGCAGGACTTTCCAAAGAAGCCGTTGTTCTTGCAATTGAGAAAGAAAGAAGAACAGAGTTTTTTTCGGAGTGGGGGCACCGTTGGTTGGACCTCAAAAGGACCGGAAAGGCACATGATGTACTTTCAGTGATTCCTGTTAAACAGCCCTGGGCGGGAGATCATCAGTTGTTGTATCCAATTCCTTTAACCGAGATACGGACAAATAATAAACTGATTCAAAATCCCGGTTATTAA
- a CDS encoding SusC/RagA family TonB-linked outer membrane protein, with protein MMRFTTVILIATIMQVSASSFAQRITLNTKNTALEKVLKDIRLQSGYDFLFSEGLIKASKPISISVKNAAIEEVLEKCFNDQPITYKIVNKTVLLKAKAPTLMDRVAAVFTVGIEVQGNIINKKTNEPLSGVTLKVKNKRVNTSSNARGEFNLTKMEENSVITFSSVGFDSLQVRLAEFEKMEVNTSSFSKNMSVVKTGTGFYLTIMLEPSVSFLDEVMVQAYGTTDRRTSTGNIARISSKELEQQPLMNPLLALQGRIPGVTVTSTAGYASSPVKVEIRGRKTINSAFVSEPLYVIDGVPQNTLDLGGNSNYQTGSPGVVQDGLSPTGGQSPMFNINSKDIESIEVLKDGDATAIYGSRAANGVIMITTKKGKPGATKFSVGVEQGFSEVTRHWDVLNTEQYLQLRKEGFKNDNIIPTLENAPDLVLWDQNKYTDWQKVLWGNIGKQSNVTMSLTGGDVQTQFRLGANYGKQTEILTSKGSNQRAGLAFNMGHTTVDRRFKVDFRGMYTYSTVNTTSIPSMATLAPNAPDIYGTDGLLNFAPWRGPDGSSKFPFSGLEVPYYSDTHMFNGNLTLNYEILKDLNFSTALGYGYSNNATKYFGYIYAQDPITNPTGSSRFGSTNNLNLLIEPQLNYKLKISEGTLELLLASSWQKNVTKANSLMGLGYDNDDFIESINLAPQIFNPTGDVGYHKLAAVFGRINYNWKSKYIVNINWRRDGSSRFGPGNRYGNFGSVAAAWILTEEAPIKKSLPSFISFLKLRGSYALTGGDAVGDYKYLAQWGKNKQYADPLPNYDGTAPLISLLAVNPNYKWQVNKKLETAVNIGFLENRINVAFAVYRERCGNQLTDFPTPVYTGFPTVTANWPAVVDNKGWDLTVDANLINSEKFNWSVTLFGSRNKNILVSYPDIEHSPYVNTHKVGKSINTQYLFHYLGVDPLTGTYRVEDYNGDGFVGQNAGLAGGGDQYVALDLSPRFTGGLTNVLRYKGISLSTSFNYNNFIGADPNFSSDVFPGAPGNLPKEVIGNYWKAPGDHALYPKPTTKFNEGTQLFFNSDGRYRTVSYIRLSNASLSYELDQKWAKKLGASSLSIFMNAQNVFVISNVKGLDPDVQQFGALPPAKIYLCGLSVNF; from the coding sequence ATGATGCGATTCACCACCGTTATTTTAATAGCTACAATTATGCAGGTAAGTGCCAGCAGTTTTGCGCAGCGCATTACCCTGAATACCAAAAATACTGCATTAGAAAAGGTACTAAAGGATATTCGGTTGCAAAGTGGTTACGACTTCCTTTTTAGCGAAGGACTGATTAAGGCGAGTAAACCGATCTCCATCTCTGTAAAAAACGCAGCGATAGAAGAGGTGCTTGAAAAGTGTTTTAACGACCAGCCGATCACTTATAAGATTGTAAACAAAACCGTTTTATTGAAGGCCAAGGCCCCGACGCTTATGGACCGTGTAGCCGCAGTTTTTACTGTTGGTATAGAAGTGCAGGGAAATATCATCAATAAAAAGACCAATGAACCGCTGAGTGGAGTAACACTAAAGGTAAAAAATAAAAGAGTAAACACCAGTTCTAATGCCAGGGGAGAGTTTAACTTGACAAAGATGGAGGAGAATAGTGTCATTACCTTCAGCTCTGTAGGATTTGATTCCCTGCAGGTCAGGTTGGCGGAGTTCGAAAAAATGGAAGTCAATACCAGTTCTTTTTCTAAAAATATGAGCGTGGTAAAAACAGGGACTGGCTTTTATCTGACCATTATGCTGGAGCCATCGGTATCCTTTCTGGATGAAGTAATGGTGCAGGCCTATGGAACCACAGACCGCAGAACAAGCACCGGTAACATTGCGAGGATCAGTTCAAAAGAACTGGAACAGCAGCCCCTGATGAATCCCTTGCTCGCTTTACAGGGTAGAATACCCGGCGTAACCGTTACCTCCACCGCTGGTTATGCCAGCAGTCCGGTGAAGGTAGAAATCAGAGGAAGAAAAACCATAAATTCTGCTTTCGTTTCAGAACCTTTATATGTGATTGATGGAGTGCCTCAAAACACGCTGGATCTGGGCGGAAACTCCAATTACCAGACCGGTTCTCCAGGTGTCGTTCAGGACGGATTGTCTCCAACCGGAGGCCAGAGTCCGATGTTTAACATCAATAGTAAAGACATAGAAAGTATCGAAGTATTAAAAGATGGTGATGCTACCGCGATTTATGGCTCAAGGGCAGCTAATGGTGTCATTATGATCACCACAAAAAAAGGGAAGCCCGGGGCTACTAAATTTTCGGTGGGTGTGGAGCAGGGATTTTCTGAAGTAACACGCCATTGGGATGTATTGAATACCGAGCAGTACCTGCAGCTCAGAAAGGAAGGATTTAAAAATGACAATATTATTCCTACGCTTGAAAATGCACCTGATCTGGTGTTATGGGACCAGAATAAATATACAGACTGGCAAAAAGTACTTTGGGGTAATATTGGAAAACAGTCTAATGTTACGATGAGTCTGACCGGTGGTGATGTTCAGACCCAGTTTCGCCTTGGCGCCAATTATGGCAAACAAACCGAGATCCTGACCAGTAAAGGAAGCAATCAAAGGGCCGGACTGGCCTTTAACATGGGGCATACTACTGTCGACAGGAGATTTAAGGTAGATTTTAGGGGCATGTATACTTACAGTACAGTCAATACCACCTCGATTCCCAGTATGGCTACTCTGGCGCCCAATGCACCGGATATCTATGGGACTGATGGCCTGTTGAACTTTGCACCATGGAGAGGCCCTGATGGATCAAGTAAATTCCCTTTTAGCGGTCTGGAAGTCCCGTATTATTCAGATACTCATATGTTCAATGGTAATTTGACCTTGAATTACGAAATACTAAAAGACCTGAATTTTTCTACCGCATTGGGTTACGGCTACAGCAATAATGCCACTAAGTATTTCGGTTATATTTATGCGCAGGACCCGATCACTAACCCAACAGGATCCAGCCGCTTTGGAAGCACCAATAACCTTAATTTATTGATAGAACCACAGTTAAATTATAAACTGAAAATAAGCGAAGGAACACTGGAGTTGTTGTTAGCAAGCTCCTGGCAAAAAAATGTAACTAAGGCCAATTCATTGATGGGACTTGGTTATGATAACGATGATTTTATTGAATCCATTAATCTGGCACCTCAGATTTTCAATCCTACCGGAGATGTAGGCTACCATAAACTGGCTGCTGTATTTGGCAGGATCAACTACAATTGGAAATCAAAATATATTGTCAATATCAACTGGCGCAGGGATGGATCTTCCCGCTTCGGACCTGGCAACCGTTACGGTAATTTCGGCTCTGTTGCAGCTGCCTGGATTTTAACGGAAGAAGCACCAATCAAAAAATCCCTTCCTTCGTTTATCAGTTTTCTGAAGTTGAGAGGAAGTTATGCCTTAACGGGTGGCGATGCGGTTGGAGATTATAAATACCTGGCACAATGGGGTAAAAATAAACAGTATGCCGACCCATTACCCAACTATGATGGGACTGCTCCTTTAATCAGTTTGCTGGCGGTAAATCCTAATTACAAATGGCAGGTGAATAAAAAGCTGGAAACTGCTGTAAACATTGGTTTCTTAGAAAACAGGATCAATGTTGCATTTGCAGTATACCGGGAACGCTGCGGCAATCAACTGACGGATTTCCCTACGCCGGTATATACTGGCTTTCCTACAGTAACGGCCAACTGGCCTGCGGTAGTAGACAATAAAGGCTGGGATCTTACAGTGGATGCGAACCTGATCAATTCAGAGAAATTTAACTGGTCGGTAACACTTTTTGGTTCCAGAAATAAAAATATACTGGTTTCTTATCCTGATATTGAACATTCTCCTTATGTAAATACGCATAAAGTAGGTAAATCTATCAATACCCAATATCTTTTTCATTATTTAGGCGTAGACCCCCTGACTGGTACTTATAGGGTGGAAGATTATAACGGGGATGGTTTTGTTGGCCAGAATGCCGGCCTTGCCGGTGGTGGTGACCAGTATGTCGCATTAGACCTTTCTCCAAGATTTACCGGTGGATTGACTAATGTTTTGAGATACAAGGGCATCAGCCTGAGTACTTCTTTCAATTACAATAACTTTATAGGGGCAGATCCCAATTTCAGTTCTGATGTCTTTCCAGGCGCTCCGGGAAATTTACCAAAAGAGGTGATCGGGAATTACTGGAAAGCCCCGGGTGACCATGCCTTATATCCGAAACCAACTACCAAATTTAATGAGGGTACCCAGCTGTTTTTTAATTCCGATGGCAGGTATAGAACGGTTTCCTATATCCGTCTGTCGAATGCGTCACTTTCCTATGAGCTGGATCAGAAATGGGCAAAAAAGCTCGGTGCAAGCTCGCTAAGCATATTTATGAATGCTCAGAACGTATTTGTGATTAGTAATGTGAAAGGACTTGATCCTGATGTACAGCAATTTGGGGCGCTTCCACCCGCCAAAATCTATTTGTGTGGCCTTTCGGTAAATTTTTAA
- a CDS encoding FecR family protein: protein MNREQVIELIRKYNDGSASKEEIRLVENWFVKQSELRQQEPEDIDYLDVKRQMWLNIGQQIDRPVMESNLNITPAGKSTLRFRLVAAAAVLIIAMTAVFFYSNYKDVNGPQIVKNDINPGKNKAVLTLADGQKISLTDALNGQLAQQAGVTISKTSNGQLIYQAAPNAFNKNKTEYNTIEAPRGGQWQVILPDGSKVFLNASSSLKYPVVFATKERKVELKGEAYFEISHNKKAPFRVMAKGQTVEVLGTHFNIMAYDDEKAVKTTLLSGSVKVSSNVTHATRVNAAEFLILKPGEQSQVSSGNMKLIQDVDLEDVLAWKNGYFKFNENLMSIMTKVSRWYDVEVIYETQPDPDFKFKGEISRDKNISELLNMLDYTGNVHFKIEGRRVIVKK, encoded by the coding sequence ATGAATAGGGAACAGGTAATAGAATTGATCAGGAAGTATAATGATGGCAGTGCCTCAAAAGAAGAAATACGTCTGGTCGAAAACTGGTTTGTGAAGCAATCTGAGCTTCGGCAACAGGAGCCTGAGGATATTGACTATCTGGATGTAAAACGACAGATGTGGTTAAATATCGGACAACAAATCGATCGCCCTGTAATGGAAAGTAATTTAAACATTACTCCTGCAGGAAAGTCAACTTTAAGATTTAGGTTAGTTGCTGCCGCTGCGGTATTGATCATCGCGATGACTGCTGTATTCTTCTATAGCAATTATAAAGACGTTAACGGACCTCAGATCGTGAAAAACGACATTAATCCTGGTAAAAATAAAGCCGTGCTGACCCTGGCCGACGGACAGAAAATCAGTTTAACCGATGCGCTTAACGGGCAGTTGGCGCAACAGGCAGGAGTGACAATCAGTAAAACCAGCAACGGACAATTGATCTATCAGGCTGCTCCAAATGCTTTCAATAAAAATAAGACTGAATACAATACCATTGAAGCGCCCCGTGGCGGACAGTGGCAGGTGATTTTGCCGGATGGTTCGAAAGTATTTTTAAATGCTTCTTCCAGCTTAAAGTATCCTGTAGTTTTTGCTACTAAAGAAAGAAAAGTAGAATTGAAAGGGGAAGCTTATTTTGAAATCAGCCACAATAAAAAAGCGCCGTTCCGGGTGATGGCAAAAGGGCAAACAGTGGAAGTATTGGGTACCCATTTTAACATCATGGCTTACGATGATGAGAAGGCCGTTAAAACAACCTTATTATCCGGAAGTGTGAAAGTATCTTCCAATGTAACTCATGCTACCAGAGTTAATGCCGCCGAATTCCTGATTCTGAAACCCGGTGAGCAATCCCAGGTATCTTCGGGAAATATGAAACTGATCCAGGATGTAGATCTCGAAGATGTACTCGCCTGGAAGAATGGCTATTTCAAATTCAATGAAAACCTGATGTCCATCATGACCAAGGTTTCCAGGTGGTACGATGTAGAGGTGATTTATGAAACCCAACCAGATCCTGATTTCAAATTTAAGGGAGAGATTTCCAGAGACAAAAATATTTCAGAACTACTAAATATGCTCGATTATACCGGGAACGTACATTTTAAAATTGAGGGAAGGAGGGTGATCGTTAAAAAATAG
- a CDS encoding RNA polymerase sigma factor, whose protein sequence is MYSEFTDSELVRLVKDRNHQAFAEIYNRYAVLMFYKVNQMLRDEEPSKDLVQDLFVALWDKPELIQEDNNIAGYLYVGARNRVLKFIQRNKLKNDHIASLAKYASEISLETIQDIDERELKIIVQREIDNLPPKMKLIFEMSRKDNLSHAEIAGKLGLSDQTVKKQVNNALKILRSKLAVYASFGLIIIELSKRN, encoded by the coding sequence ATGTATTCTGAATTTACGGATTCTGAATTGGTTCGTCTTGTAAAAGACCGGAATCATCAGGCTTTTGCAGAGATCTACAATAGGTATGCAGTGCTGATGTTTTATAAGGTAAATCAGATGTTAAGGGACGAAGAACCATCTAAAGACCTGGTACAGGATTTATTTGTGGCCCTTTGGGATAAACCGGAACTTATTCAGGAAGATAACAACATTGCCGGATACCTGTATGTTGGTGCCAGAAACCGCGTATTGAAATTTATCCAACGTAACAAGCTCAAAAATGACCACATCGCTTCTTTAGCAAAATATGCCTCAGAAATCAGCCTGGAAACGATACAGGATATCGATGAACGTGAGCTGAAAATTATCGTACAACGCGAGATAGATAATTTACCACCTAAAATGAAGCTTATATTTGAAATGAGCCGTAAGGACAATCTTTCTCATGCTGAAATCGCCGGTAAGCTTGGGCTTTCAGATCAGACGGTAAAAAAACAGGTGAACAATGCCCTGAAGATTCTTCGTTCAAAACTAGCCGTTTATGCATCATTCGGACTAATTATTATTGAACTTTCTAAAAGAAATTAA
- a CDS encoding acyltransferase family protein: MSTTTADQSNKLFYIDNIKVLLTILVVLHHTFIAYCFSDGWYYTEKTAHIAAAVPMTMFVSINQSFFMGLFFLLSAYFMGPSYDRKGASRFIADRLLRLGIPLLFYSFVFSPFLSYLVYYFAKGYHITYLQYLSGFDSWIDFGVMWFVAALLVFTLIYLLGRSLIKITFKKPLPMPGAGTILLFAVSLGVISFLTRILFSVGWVLKPLGFQLGHFPQYIALFIIGVLAYRNQWFDNLSQRTGKRLTWSAWWCLLFFPVFFIIQVKLNMPVAWYSGGFHWQSLLYALWEQWIGLSILTALLCRAKRSWNASSPLLGRLSRCSFAVYIFHPLAIVALTLAVRNWSVDPAIKLLLVAPLAIFCSFILAALVLLIPGVKRII, from the coding sequence ATGTCAACAACAACAGCCGATCAGTCAAACAAGCTATTTTACATCGATAATATTAAAGTACTGTTAACGATACTTGTGGTGCTCCATCACACATTCATAGCCTATTGTTTTTCCGATGGCTGGTATTATACGGAAAAAACAGCTCATATTGCTGCCGCTGTTCCCATGACGATGTTTGTTAGTATCAACCAATCATTCTTTATGGGGCTGTTCTTTCTGCTGTCAGCCTACTTTATGGGCCCTTCTTACGATAGGAAAGGAGCCAGCCGGTTTATTGCTGACCGTTTGCTGAGGCTGGGTATCCCTTTGCTATTTTATTCTTTTGTATTTTCACCCTTTCTCAGTTATCTGGTTTATTATTTTGCCAAAGGATATCACATCACCTACCTGCAATACTTGTCTGGGTTTGACAGCTGGATAGATTTCGGTGTAATGTGGTTCGTGGCTGCGTTATTGGTTTTTACCCTGATTTATTTGTTGGGACGAAGCCTCATCAAAATTACTTTCAAAAAACCACTGCCTATGCCTGGAGCCGGTACCATTCTGCTGTTCGCTGTTTCTTTAGGTGTAATCAGCTTTTTGACCAGGATATTATTCTCGGTTGGATGGGTGCTTAAGCCACTGGGATTTCAATTGGGACATTTTCCGCAGTACATTGCATTGTTTATAATCGGGGTGCTGGCCTATCGAAATCAATGGTTTGACAACCTGTCTCAACGTACTGGGAAGCGCCTTACCTGGTCTGCATGGTGGTGTTTATTGTTCTTTCCGGTATTTTTCATTATCCAGGTCAAATTGAATATGCCGGTTGCATGGTACTCCGGCGGCTTTCATTGGCAGTCGTTATTATATGCCCTTTGGGAACAATGGATAGGACTGTCTATCCTGACTGCATTGCTTTGTCGGGCAAAACGGTCATGGAATGCCTCATCGCCACTGCTCGGCAGGTTATCACGTTGCTCTTTTGCCGTTTATATTTTTCACCCGCTGGCAATTGTTGCGTTGACCCTTGCAGTAAGAAACTGGTCGGTAGATCCGGCGATCAAGCTGCTGCTGGTCGCTCCATTAGCCATATTTTGTAGCTTTATACTTGCTGCCCTTGTTTTATTGATTCCGGGAGTAAAAAGGATTATTTAA
- a CDS encoding NAD(P)H-binding protein produces the protein MKKFKPTIVVFGCTGTVGKEVMRQLNTCDCMVRGVLRHPERPYPVPIGSYPSNITYVSADLNSGSQLKEACIGADALFLLTATSPNQIEHEINIIDAARQSGIKRIVKLSAPVIHSPAKVEVSQWHGEIDDYLLRNFDEFCCLRPHSFMQNWERNTFTIRYFGKIYGALGNAQRNYIDCRDVATVAVNYLLAREELKQRSVILAGPQAITNIEMAAKLSHITGSKIEYVDITPEELFSQLTNKAKLPKWLATHIVELDELAIKVPEPARDTITDLILRKPRIMDEYLQESRHLFKRKPLWKLFSTISIIF, from the coding sequence ATGAAAAAATTTAAACCCACCATAGTTGTTTTTGGATGTACAGGTACGGTTGGGAAAGAGGTGATGCGCCAGCTAAATACCTGTGATTGTATGGTGAGAGGGGTGCTTAGACATCCCGAACGCCCTTATCCTGTGCCGATAGGCAGCTACCCATCCAACATAACTTATGTAAGTGCCGATTTAAACTCAGGCAGCCAACTCAAAGAGGCTTGCATTGGAGCGGATGCATTGTTTCTTCTGACTGCAACATCCCCAAACCAGATTGAGCATGAAATTAACATCATTGATGCCGCCAGACAAAGCGGTATAAAACGAATTGTTAAGTTATCTGCGCCGGTAATTCATTCACCGGCAAAAGTGGAAGTCAGCCAGTGGCATGGTGAAATCGATGACTACCTGCTGCGCAATTTCGATGAATTTTGTTGCTTAAGACCCCATTCGTTTATGCAAAATTGGGAACGGAATACATTTACCATCCGATATTTTGGTAAAATTTACGGGGCTTTAGGCAATGCTCAGCGAAATTATATTGATTGTCGTGATGTTGCAACAGTGGCGGTGAATTATTTATTGGCAAGGGAAGAATTAAAGCAACGTTCAGTTATCCTTGCCGGACCTCAGGCCATTACGAACATAGAAATGGCAGCAAAACTATCCCATATAACCGGCAGTAAAATAGAATATGTGGACATTACGCCAGAAGAATTGTTTAGTCAACTAACCAACAAAGCCAAATTGCCGAAATGGTTAGCTACCCATATTGTTGAGCTTGACGAGTTGGCAATTAAGGTTCCTGAACCGGCTAGAGATACGATTACAGATTTAATTTTAAGAAAACCACGGATCATGGATGAATACCTGCAGGAAAGCCGGCATCTTTTCAAAAGAAAGCCGCTTTGGAAGCTATTTTCAACCATCTCCATCATATTTTGA